TGAAGAATGCCATACTGACCGACGAGATCTACTGTCCGCCAGAGACATCCGTGCTGCTCGCCTCGTACGCCGTCCAGGCGCGTCATGGTGACCACAATAAGACCACCCACACAGCCGGCTTCCTGGCCAACGATCGCCTGCTGCCGCAGCGCGTCATCGACCAGCACAAGATGTCCAAGGACGAGTGGGAGCAGTCGATCATGACCTGGTGGCAGGAGCACCGCAGCATGCTGCGCGAGGATGCCATGATGGAGTATCTGAAGATCGCCCAGGATCTGGAGATGTACGGCGTCAACTACTTTGAGATCCGCAACAAGAAGGGCACGGATCTTTGGCTGGGCGTGGACGCACTGGGTCTGAACATTTACGAGCAGGACGACAGGTTGACGCCCAAGATTGGTTTCCCGTGGTCCGAGATTCGCAACATTTCGTTCTCGGAGAAGAAGTTCATCATCAAGCCGATCGACAAGAAAGCCCCGGACTTTATGTTCTTTGCGCCACGTGTCCGCATCAACAAGCGCATCCTGGCCCTCTGCATGGGCAACCACGAGCTGTACATGCGCCGCCGCAAGCCGGACACAATCGATGTGCAGCAGATGAAGGCGCAGGCGCGCGAGGAGAAGAATGCCAAACAGCAGGAACGGTTAGTACGGATTTGTAGTCTTGTCTGTAGTATGTATGTAGTATGCCTGTATGATTGAATCAAAACTTTGGGAATTTCACGATACAACGTTTCAATGAACCGAAACATAATGATTCAAACATATCATTTCCATGACTCTGATTCATGCAGGGCTGTAATCTGCAAGCAATCCCCTTCTTACATTCGGTGTTCTTCCGTTTTTTGCAGTGAGAAGCTGCAGCTGGCGCTGGCCGCACGCGAACGTGCTGAAAAGAAGCAGCAGGAGTACGAGGATCGGCTAAAGCAGATGCAGGAGGACATGGAGCGTTCGCAGCGCGACCTGCTTGAGGCGCAGGACATGATCCGCCggctggaggagcagctgaAGCAGCTGCAGGCCGCCAAGGATGAGCTGGAGCTGCGCCAGAAGGAGCTGCAGGCGATGCTGCAGCGCCTCGAGGAGGCCAAGAACATGGAGGCCGTCGAGAAGCTGAAGCTCGAGGAGGAGATCATGGCCAAGCAGATGGAGGTGCAGCGCATCCAGGACGAGGTCAACGCCAAGGACGAGGAGACAAAGCGTCTGCAGGACGAAGTGGAAGACGCCCGACGCAAGCAGGTCATTGCGGTATACTTTTTACTATTTGTTGGCACCGAAAACCAACGAATATAGTCTTGATACCATTCTGTGTCCAACTTCATACTGAACATTGTCGTTTTTGTAGGCCGAAGCCGCTGCCGCTCTGCTGGCCGCGTCGACAACGCCGCAGCACCACCACGTGGCCGAGGATGAGAACGAGAACGAGGAGGAGCTGACGAACGGCGACGCCGGTGGCGATGTGTCGCGCGACCTGGACACCGACGAGCATATCAAGGACCCCATCGAGGACAGACGCACGCTGGCCGAGCGCAACGAGCGCTTGCACGATCAGCTCAAGGTGGGTTCGAAATCGAGTCCCTTGAGGATCTCCCTAACTAACAATATCAATTTGATCTATATTCTAGGCTCTGAAACAAGATCTGGCGCAGTCTCGCGACGAGACGAAAGAGACGGCAAACGATAAGATCCATCGCGAGAACGTTCGCCAGGGACGTGACAAGTACAAGACGCTCCGCGAGATCCGCAAGGGCAACACAAAGCGTCGCGTCGATCAGTTCGAGAACATGTAAAGCTATTGCCTTTCGGACGGGCCGGATCAGAGATCGATAGTGCGAGAGAGATGGAGAGGGAGCGTTGTCTCcagaaagaaaaagaaaaagataTAACTACAGCataataatgatgatgataacgaagatgatgatgatgatgatgaagaagCAACAAATATAATTCCGGTCGCTGGCACAGCCTATTGCTACTATCCCCCCAGCGACGACCCTTTTCCACCCATAAGAACTTCCTGCCTCCTAAgtgaattgaaatgaaatctaCACTTTGTTTGACCGCCGTTTTGTCTCGCAGCTTTTGTATAGAAGAATCAAGaagcaagaaaaaaaataaaaatataaatcaatGGAAAACAATTCAGCCAGACACAAAACACACTCATCCATATGAATAACATGAGAAACGGTTGGGAAGAAGGACCACATCTATATGGACAATCAGCAAATGAAAGGATCAAGCTATCGGAAAATATGTCTAAATCCAAGCAGAAGCAATAGAAAATATACATTTCTCCTTTTCCCAATGGATTCATAGAGAAAACGGAACGAATAGTAATAGATATTGAAAAGCAACaattaaacaacaacaacaacaacaagaacagctactacaacaaaacaaacaactatttgcattttcccccgttataattattatttttattattatataattactatttttttttaaatttgtataattaaataagAACTTGATTAATTGTTTCTTAAATTAACTTGAGAGagagcaacaaacaaaaagagaaaaaatatattatataaaatatttttctttaatctatttttgttttgaaagaaaaaagattcttaaaaaatgagaaaacaaacaacaaaaactattgtgaaaaaaccaaacaaaaagttttttaattaaacaataaaaatgtaaaacaacaaaatgccACGTTTTTATTGTACATATGTAATATACATAGATCTGTTTCGACATGTATAAAAAATACTACTTTTACATGTCgaattcattttaattaattttacatCTACACTTACATGAAACTCCGTACGTAAAAAATGTTATACTTTCTACATTGAAAAGTAGTTAACTCTTTAAAAATCgtttgtttaaatattaacCCATTTCCCAGCCAAATAAGTAGATAACGTATATTTTTACTAGCGCTTTATTAATGCAAATATCAAGTTGATAACAATAGATACATCAGCTATGCGTATGTTTTATgtagtatgtatatatttatctaTATTATATGCTTACAGATATCAGATATCATGACATATGTGGACTGTatagcaaaaaaaagaaggtgAATAACCAACCAACCGCGCAACTTAAGGtagcaaaaaaacaaaaaaaaaatggtaagAAATCCAAACCGATTCTTGTTTCGTTGGCTTTTAGATAACATTAGATACATATACAATATAATCGTAGGCTAAATCAGTATTATGCATATAATAAAAACACGATTTCTCTCTTTCTGAAGGCACATAATTACAGGGGCTGGCGCCTTTCTCTTCCATCCGATCTCCCATCCCCAATCCCTCAAGTCGGGGCAGGAATGAATGGATATATAGTTGAGAGGCCATACTTTGCTATAGCAATTGAGTATATGAATTATACGTGATAGTTAGCAAAGTGCTTACGATGGAAACAACTCGTTCAATCCGTTTGGAGTCGTCGTAAGCAGTAGCCACTGTTGTTTCTTCTTAGACTTAATGTTTACATggatatttgttttattttttgttagtCGAGTGTCGCAGAAATCTctgtatttaaaatttttgtaaatatcaTAAAAGTATGAATTTGGATTCTAAACAAAAAAAGATTTTGCGACACCCTCATCTTCTCCCCCCCATTCGATTAGTTTGGACTTCGTTGCACGGTTTTCACTTTTGGTCAGGGGTGCTCCTATTCCAAGAGCAAGAACCACACTTAATGGCTCAGTTCGGATCCTTCTCAATAGGGATTAACTGCCGCCAGACCAACTCGTCCGCCGGTCCTGGCGAAAACGGGCTCCGCATAGCTGTGCCTGTAGCCCTTGGGCATTTGGGTCAGTGGCTTGCCCGAATTTCCACCGGAAgaagcaccaccaccaccgccgccaccacctCCGCCTACATCTCCAGATCTTATGGGCGTGGCTGCTGGTGAGGGATATCGCTCCATGTGGCCACGACCCGAACCCGTCGTCGATGGATTCTTGGTTTCCACGCTCTGCAGGAATTCCCGGGAGTGGGCGCGTCCACCGGGTCTTTCCCGCTCCCGCTCATGACGGTAGGGATCCCGGGACTGGTCGCGATTGTAGTCCCGATCTCTATCCCGCTCTCTGTCCCGCACGCTGCGCTCCAAGTGCCTGGGTGGCTCCGGTTCCCATTCGCCGCGGGATCTGGCTCGGGATCGGTTTAGGTCACGTGGATTGGACTTTTCGCTGACCACCGGCGGTTCCTCCTCCTCGCTCCACTGCTCGTACGTGCTGGGTGGCTCGACGGAACCGCGACGCCGGCGCGATGACGACCGATACGGATCCCGGTGCGGTGTGTCGCGCTCATCCACGTCCGGATAGCGATTTACCGCCGGACGCTGTTCCATGGCCCGGAACTTGTCCTTGGCGTCGTGGAAGCGATCGCGCTGGGAACTCTGCGGGACCGGTGGCTCCCTAAAGTCCCGGTCACGATCTCGCTCCCTctcccgctcccgctcccTGGTCTTGGGAGTAGCTTCTGCGTAACGCATGCCCGTGGACTTCATCATCTTCTCCATGCTCTGTATGTAGGGCAGGCTCTCGGCCTCCCTGTATGGATTGCGATCCCGGGAATGCTCCCTCTCGCGTTCGTGATCCCTTCGTCGCTCGCGTTCCGCATCCCTGGGATGATCTCGGTCACCCCGATCCCTGTCATGTCGACGTTCCGTGGTCCTCTGACCCAGATCCGTGCCCCTGTGCACGGCGGCGTACTTGTTGTGACCCGCCGAGCCACCCGTGGATGTGGGCACTCCACCAGTGGGATGATCGAAGGGCAGATGCTCCGTCGTGGACTCCACATAGCGCTGGCGATAGCGCTGATCCTCGCCAGCGCCGTAATTCTTgagcagctgctgcttcttGCTGGTATACTCCATGAACTTTTGCTTGTCGGTGAGGTTCTCCTTGCGCTGATGGTGATGCACTGGTGGCCCCTGCGACTTTTGGTGGTGCAGTGGCAGCGACTCACTGCCCGGATCCGAGTCCTCGAAGTCATCGTGGTTATCATCCAGACGAGACCGTGACTTCCGATCCCGTGGCTCGTGGGCCAACTTCTTGTTCAGCAGACGATTGATCTCGTTGTACTTATCCGTGTCCCTCAATTTGGCCGGCTGATGATTGACGGCGGATtgctgttgctcctgctgcatCACCCGATTGAACTTGGCATCGTAGTCGGCCGGACGCATTATGATCGGCTTGATCTCATCCTCGCGACTCCAGGACTTGTTCGAAATGGAAGCCGGAGTCTTGGTGCGCTCGCGATCTCGTTCTCGTTCTCGATCCCGGTCGCGCTCGCGGTCACGTTCCCGCTCCCGTTCTCTGTTCCTCTCGAGCTCTCGGTCTCGATCTCGCTCCCTCTCCCGTTCACGCTCCCTGTTCCTCTCCAGCTCTCGCTCCCGCTCCAGTTCCCTTTCGCTGGGACGCGGCTGATATGGTTTGGCTGGCAGATCCCGGAGATAGCTATCCTCCGGCGGCTGGACGGCGCTCTTCCGCTTCAGTTGCGCGTGATGGGGCAATGCGATTTGTGACGGCTTCAGAGCAATCACCGAGTTGTCCGCCTCGTTCGACCAGTGCTCGTCATCTGGAGGTAATGATTGGTAATTCTATATAATACTATATTTCATATCGTAGTTAGTAGCGACTTACCACTGGAACTGTTGAGCTCCTGCCGCTCCGGACTTGGTGCCAGATCGGATCCGATGCCCGAGGATCCTCGCGAGGAAACCTGCTTGCCATTAGCGGTGGCCACCGCTCCGCCGGCCACATTGGCCACACCCGGCACCTGACCCTTCGGCGATCCGCCCACAATCAGTGCGTTCCGACAGCGCCGCAGCTCGATGGCCGTCAGGTTGCCCTTGGAACGGTGCACCGTATCGTAATCCCTTGGCGGGAGCAGCAATGGCGGCCCATTACCATTCAACTTGGCCCTCAGCTCGGCGGCCAGGGAGTCGAAGAGGTCGCTATTCTGCTGCGGCGTCAGCGGCGGATGGTGCAGCGGATGTGGCGGATGATGTGGATGGGCATGCGGATGGGACTTGGAGTTGCCGTGCGGCGGCGAGCGGGAAACGGGCGAGGAGCCACCCGCAACCAGGCCGTGCTCCTCGCTGCACTCCGATTCCCGGGTGCTGTTGCCCGTATCGCTGCCCAACGAGCTGCTGAATCTCTTCGGGGAGGAGGTCTCGTGGCGGCGACCCTCACGATATCCACCCGATGGTTGTGACTGCAgttggtgatggtggtgcgATCCAGGTCCTGCTCCGCCGGAGGACGAGGACTTGCCATTCGACTCGTGCCGCTTCTCGTTGCTACCGTTCATGGGAATCGGCGGCAGGATGCCCAATCTGCAAAGGTAAGTTCTAGTTAGTACtcacgtttttttttgaagaggaattAAGATTAAGCCACCGTTAGCTACCAGAATTTTCAGAATATTTTTCCACTTTGCCAGGCAGCTTTTCCACCTTCATCGATGGTGACAGCCTGGCTGGCTAGGCGGCACTTTTCAAAGCAGAATTTCCGCGAAGCCATCGAG
The Drosophila mauritiana strain mau12 chromosome X, ASM438214v1, whole genome shotgun sequence DNA segment above includes these coding regions:
- the LOC117146713 gene encoding moesin/ezrin/radixin homolog 1 isoform X2; this encodes MSPKALNVRVTTMDAELEFAIQSTTTGKQLFDQVVKTIGLREVWFFGLQYTDSKGDSTWIKLYKKVMNQDVKKENPLQFRFRAKFYPEDVAEELIQDITLRLFYLQVKNAILTDEIYCPPETSVLLASYAVQARHGDHNKTTHTAGFLANDRLLPQRVIDQHKMSKDEWEQSIMTWWQEHRSMLREDAMMEYLKIAQDLEMYGVNYFEIRNKKGTDLWLGVDALGLNIYEQDDRLTPKIGFPWSEIRNISFSEKKFIIKPIDKKAPDFMFFAPRVRINKRILALCMGNHELYMRRRKPDTIDVQQMKAQAREEKNAKQQEREKLQLALAARERAEKKQQEYEDRLKQMQEDMERSQRDLLEAQDMIRRLEEQLKQLQAAKDELELRQKELQAMLQRLEEAKNMEAVEKLKLEEEIMAKQMEVQRIQDEVNAKDEETKRLQDEVEDARRKQAEAAAALLAASTTPQHHHVAEDENENEEELTNGDAGGDVSRDLDTDEHIKDPIEDRRTLAERNERLHDQLKALKQDLAQSRDETKETANDKIHRENVRQGRDKYKTLREIRKGNTKRRVDQFENM
- the LOC117146713 gene encoding moesin/ezrin/radixin homolog 1 isoform X1; this encodes MSPKALNVRVTTMDAELEFAIQSTTTGKQLFDQVVKTIGLREVWFFGLQYTDSKGDSTWIKLYKKVMNQDVKKENPLQFRFRAKFYPEDVAEELIQDITLRLFYLQVKNAILTDEIYCPPETSVLLASYAVQARHGDHNKTTHTAGFLANDRLLPQRVIDQHKMSKDEWEQSIMTWWQEHRSMLREDAMMEYLKIAQDLEMYGVNYFEIRNKKGTDLWLGVDALGLNIYEQDDRLTPKIGFPWSEIRNISFSEKKFIIKPIDKKAPDFMFFAPRVRINKRILALCMGNHELYMRRRKPDTIDVQQMKAQAREEKNAKQQEREKLQLALAARERAEKKQQEYEDRLKQMQEDMERSQRDLLEAQDMIRRLEEQLKQLQAAKDELELRQKELQAMLQRLEEAKNMEAVEKLKLEEEIMAKQMEVQRIQDEVNAKDEETKRLQDEVEDARRKQVIAAEAAAALLAASTTPQHHHVAEDENENEEELTNGDAGGDVSRDLDTDEHIKDPIEDRRTLAERNERLHDQLKALKQDLAQSRDETKETANDKIHRENVRQGRDKYKTLREIRKGNTKRRVDQFENM
- the LOC117147261 gene encoding zinc finger CCCH domain-containing protein 13, yielding MALRLRRDVQKASYYVWFLGAEEAKGLRGARVINSVLPYLVDRSRGQEPLKVTLQVSHKGIKIVQGASKHLIPHSAITSSVQTDDIVACVLLLYNPATKCPLHVHAYRCDSETTAEALHLQLQILINRPDNQKRFEELETRLGILPPIPMNGSNEKRHESNGKSSSSGGAGPGSHHHHQLQSQPSGGYREGRRHETSSPKRFSSSLGSDTGNSTRESECSEEHGLVAGGSSPVSRSPPHGNSKSHPHAHPHHPPHPLHHPPLTPQQNSDLFDSLAAELRAKLNGNGPPLLLPPRDYDTVHRSKGNLTAIELRRCRNALIVGGSPKGQVPGVANVAGGAVATANGKQVSSRGSSGIGSDLAPSPERQELNSSSDDEHWSNEADNSVIALKPSQIALPHHAQLKRKSAVQPPEDSYLRDLPAKPYQPRPSERELERERELERNRERERERERDRDRELERNRERERERDRERDRDRERERDRERTKTPASISNKSWSREDEIKPIIMRPADYDAKFNRVMQQEQQQSAVNHQPAKLRDTDKYNEINRLLNKKLAHEPRDRKSRSRLDDNHDDFEDSDPGSESLPLHHQKSQGPPVHHHQRKENLTDKQKFMEYTSKKQQLLKNYGAGEDQRYRQRYVESTTEHLPFDHPTGGVPTSTGGSAGHNKYAAVHRGTDLGQRTTERRHDRDRGDRDHPRDAERERRRDHEREREHSRDRNPYREAESLPYIQSMEKMMKSTGMRYAEATPKTRERERERERDRDRDFREPPVPQSSQRDRFHDAKDKFRAMEQRPAVNRYPDVDERDTPHRDPYRSSSRRRRGSVEPPSTYEQWSEEEEPPVVSEKSNPRDLNRSRARSRGEWEPEPPRHLERSVRDRERDRDRDYNRDQSRDPYRHERERERPGGRAHSREFLQSVETKNPSTTGSGRGHMERYPSPAATPIRSGDVGGGGGGGGGGASSGGNSGKPLTQMPKGYRHSYAEPVFARTGGRVGLAAVNPY